The following proteins are co-located in the Acanthochromis polyacanthus isolate Apoly-LR-REF ecotype Palm Island chromosome 7, KAUST_Apoly_ChrSc, whole genome shotgun sequence genome:
- the LOC127534909 gene encoding uncharacterized protein LOC127534909: MGVETHLVAWITDYLTNRPQYVRLGDCRSDPVASSTGAPQGTVLSPVLFTLYTSDFQSNTELCHVQKFADDTAIVGCIRSGQEEEYRKLIQDFVKWCDSNHLLLNTTKTREMVVDFRRPRPHPEPVMIKGDRVEVVHTCKYLGVQLDDKLDWTANSDALCRKGQSCMYFLRRLAPFNICKKPQQIFYQSEVASALMYAVVCWGSSLKKKHAARLDKLVRKVGSVVGTELDSLTSEAERQTLNRLLSIIDNPSHPLHSSISRQRSSFSDRLLSLSCSTDRLKRSFLPHAIRLFNTIRGGGR; this comes from the coding sequence ATGGGAGTTGAAACACACCTGGTGGCGTGGATTACTGACTACCTGACCAACAGACCTCAGTATGTGAGGCTGGGGGACTGCAGGTCCGACCCTGTGGCCAGCAGCACAGGAGCACCGCAGGGAACTGTACTCTCTCCGGTCCTGTTCACCCTGTACACGTCCGACTTCCAGTCCAACACGGAGCTCTGCCATGTGCAGAAGTTCGCAGATGACACAGCCATCGTAGGGTGTATCAGGAGTGGACAGGAGGAAGAGTACAGGAAACTGATCCAGGACTTTGTCAAATGGTGTGACTCCAACCACCTGCTCCTCAACACCACTAAGACCAGGGAGATGGTCGTGGACTTTAGGAGACCCAGGCCGCATCCAGAACCGGTCATGATTAAAGGGGACCGTGTGGAGGTGGTCCACACCTGCAAATACCTGGGAGTGCAGCTGGATgacaaactggactggactgccAATAGTGATGCTCTGTGTAGGAAGGGACAAAGCTGCATGTACTTCCTTAGAAGGCTGGCGCCCTTCAACATCTGCAAGAAGCCGCAACAGATCTTCTATCAGTCTGAAGTAGCGAGCGCCCTCATGTACGCAGTAGTGTGCTGGGGGAGCAGCTTGAAAAAGAAGCATGCTGCACGCCTGGACAAACTGGTGAGAAAGGTTGGCTCTGTTGTTGGCACAGAGCTGGACAGTCTAACATCAGAGGCAGAGCGACAGACATTGAACAGGCTCCTGTCCATCATAGACAATCCAAGTCATCCTCTGCACAGCAGCATCTccagacagaggagcagctttagtgacagactgctgtcaTTGTCCTgctccacagacagactgaagagATCGTTCCTCCCCCACGCCATCCGGCTCTTCAACACCATCCGGGGGGGAGGGcgataa